A region of Allocoleopsis franciscana PCC 7113 DNA encodes the following proteins:
- the cpdA gene encoding 3',5'-cyclic-AMP phosphodiesterase yields MTQASPLLIAQVTDIHLFANPSQELLGLPTAKSFHAVIEQLQKLLPQPNLLLLTGDLSQDGTPESYQYLQDRLKPLGIPTYWLPGNHDQPSVIAQVFNQAPISPKKSFSAGGWQFLLLSSAVSGHVYGQLSPESLAWLELQLQQNPEQPTLISFHHPPFSVHSDWLDRFSLRNADELFAIIDRHPQVRLVVFGHIHQEFERSRHGVHYLGCPSTCFQFMPKSDNFALDNTNPGFRLINLYPDGSFNTQVERVKYAYELYTGANGY; encoded by the coding sequence ATGACCCAAGCCTCTCCATTACTAATTGCTCAAGTTACAGATATTCACCTGTTTGCCAATCCCAGCCAAGAACTCTTAGGACTTCCGACAGCGAAGTCTTTCCATGCCGTTATCGAACAATTGCAAAAATTGTTACCCCAACCCAATCTCCTGCTGCTCACGGGAGACTTATCTCAAGATGGGACACCGGAATCTTATCAGTATCTGCAAGACAGGCTCAAACCTTTAGGAATCCCAACCTACTGGCTACCCGGTAACCATGACCAACCTTCAGTAATTGCTCAAGTGTTCAATCAGGCTCCGATTTCCCCAAAAAAGTCTTTCTCTGCCGGAGGCTGGCAGTTTCTGTTACTAAGCTCAGCCGTTTCAGGACATGTCTATGGTCAGCTATCACCCGAAAGTTTAGCTTGGCTCGAACTACAGTTACAACAGAACCCTGAACAACCGACTCTCATTAGTTTCCATCATCCACCCTTTTCAGTCCATTCCGATTGGCTTGATCGCTTTTCCCTAAGGAATGCGGATGAGCTGTTTGCCATTATTGATCGCCATCCACAGGTGCGTTTGGTCGTCTTTGGTCATATTCATCAGGAATTTGAGCGATCGCGTCACGGTGTTCACTACCTGGGTTGTCCCTCAACTTGCTTTCAGTTTATGCCCAAAAGTGACAACTTTGCCTTGGACAACACCAACCCCGGATTTCGCTTAATCAACCTCTATCCCGATGGCTCCTTCAACACCCAAGTTGAACGAGTAAAATACGCCTATGAACTGTATACAGGCGCAAACGGCTATTAA
- a CDS encoding helix-turn-helix domain-containing protein, translated as MSNIPEYLEKNQQESKRLIGLEYEQLQQLIAAAELLHQQKDIEIEQRKVRINKAGGGRRPKLSVKDQIILTLVYLHPEPTFQMLGVQFGVSESTANDIFHYWSELLRELLPASLLEQVKKIPVSINGCKKFSPSWS; from the coding sequence ATGAGTAATATACCAGAGTACCTTGAAAAAAATCAACAAGAAAGTAAACGATTAATTGGACTAGAGTACGAACAGTTACAGCAATTAATAGCTGCCGCTGAATTATTACATCAACAGAAAGATATCGAGATTGAGCAAAGAAAAGTAAGGATAAACAAGGCAGGAGGAGGTAGAAGACCAAAACTATCAGTCAAAGACCAAATAATATTAACTTTGGTATATCTACACCCGGAGCCAACATTCCAGATGCTAGGAGTCCAGTTCGGAGTTAGTGAATCAACAGCGAATGACATATTTCACTACTGGTCAGAGCTATTGAGGGAATTGCTGCCTGCTAGTCTGCTGGAACAAGTAAAAAAAATCCCGGTGAGTATAAATGGGTGCAAGAAATTCTCGCCGAGTTGGAGTTAA
- a CDS encoding HARBI1 family protein, translating to MDSCEQPIPRPKDYQEQKKFYSGKKKNHTLKNQLIVTPNGQEIVDVIVGKPGPTSDINIWREGQSKLAPTQKFKGDKGYIGEVQIETPQKKPRARELSQEEKQKNREKASERIFVEHVIRLLKIFRVAQERFRLRAKSYQRIILLVCGLVRLRIGTLFINSSVCD from the coding sequence GTGGATAGCTGTGAACAGCCAATACCGAGACCCAAGGACTATCAAGAACAAAAAAAGTTTTATTCAGGCAAAAAGAAAAACCATACTTTGAAAAATCAATTAATTGTCACACCAAATGGACAAGAGATTGTAGATGTTATAGTGGGAAAGCCAGGGCCGACTAGCGACATAAATATTTGGAGAGAAGGTCAATCCAAGTTAGCTCCAACACAAAAATTCAAAGGAGATAAAGGCTATATAGGAGAAGTCCAAATAGAAACTCCTCAAAAAAAGCCGAGAGCCAGGGAATTAAGCCAAGAAGAAAAACAAAAAAATCGAGAGAAAGCGAGTGAGAGAATATTTGTTGAACACGTAATTAGATTACTAAAGATTTTCCGTGTAGCCCAAGAAAGGTTTCGCCTAAGAGCCAAGAGTTATCAGAGAATAATTCTTCTAGTGTGTGGATTAGTCAGATTAAGGATTGGGACGTTATTTATAAATAGCTCAGTCTGCGACTAA
- a CDS encoding IS5 family transposase (programmed frameshift) — protein MYRKASSSPTPPENFELPFEGKLSQDNRWVIMANLIPWDEFEEEYAKIFSIDMGAPALPFRMALGSLIIKERLGISDRETVEQIKENPYLQYFIGRKHYSNEAPYDASLLVRFRERINVDLVNQINQRMVKKIQEETEEESKKKSLSERQETRESPNQGKLILDATCAPGDISYPNDLGLLNQARVKTEKIIDTLYKPLKGRLKKKPKTYRNLARKDYLKVAKKRRSSRKERRKAIKKQLKYIKRNLSHIDQLLQTGEALEGLSISQYKSLLVVAEVYRQQQWMYENKAQRIDDRIVSLSQPHIRPIVRGKAGKPVEFGAKLAASVRDGYVFLDRISWDNFNEAGDLKAQIEAFKQHTGVYPESVHVDRIYRNRENRAFCKERGIRISGPPLGRPPANVSSDKKKQALDDEKVRNAIEGKFGISKRRFSLNRVMAKLPHTSQTAIAITFLVMNLSTLLRQFFCLFLCNTQHHAFFLDNY, from the exons ATGTACAGAAAAGCTTCCTCAAGCCCGACCCCACCGGAAAACTTTGAGCTGCCCTTTGAGGGAAAGTTATCACAAGATAACCGTTGGGTAATCATGGCAAATCTGATACCCTGGGATGAATTTGAAGAGGAATACGCCAAAATTTTTTCTATTGATATGGGGGCACCTGCGCTGCCATTTCGGATGGCATTGGGTTCATTAATAATCAAAGAAAGATTAGGAATAAGCGATCGGGAAACAGTAGAACAAATAAAAGAAAACCCTTACTTACAATACTTTATAGGGAGAAAGCATTACAGCAACGAAGCCCCTTATGATGCCTCACTTTTGGTAAGATTTAGAGAAAGGATAAATGTTGATTTAGTAAATCAAATAAATCAAAGAATGGTAAAGAAGATTCAGGAAGAAACAGAGGAGGAATCTAAAAAAAAA TCACTCTCAGAAAGGCAAGAAACAAGAGAAAGCCCGAATCAAGGGAAATTAATTCTGGATGCTACCTGTGCGCCAGGAGATATCAGCTATCCCAATGACTTGGGTCTATTAAATCAAGCCAGAGTCAAAACGGAAAAGATAATAGATACTCTCTATAAGCCCCTAAAAGGGAGACTAAAGAAAAAGCCAAAAACTTATAGAAACCTCGCTCGGAAAGATTACTTGAAAGTCGCCAAAAAACGGAGATCGTCAAGAAAAGAGAGAAGAAAAGCTATAAAAAAACAACTGAAATATATAAAAAGAAATTTATCACACATTGACCAGCTCCTTCAGACAGGAGAAGCACTTGAGGGTTTGAGCATCTCTCAATATAAGAGCTTGCTGGTGGTGGCGGAAGTTTACCGTCAACAGCAATGGATGTATGAGAATAAAGCCCAGAGAATTGACGACAGAATAGTCAGTTTAAGTCAGCCCCATATCCGTCCAATTGTGAGAGGAAAAGCCGGAAAACCTGTAGAATTTGGAGCTAAACTAGCAGCAAGCGTCAGAGATGGATATGTCTTTTTAGACCGTATAAGCTGGGATAACTTTAATGAAGCCGGAGACTTAAAAGCCCAAATAGAAGCATTTAAACAGCACACAGGAGTCTATCCCGAATCAGTACATGTAGATAGAATTTATCGAAATCGCGAGAATCGAGCATTCTGTAAAGAAAGAGGGATTAGAATAAGTGGCCCCCCCTTAGGCAGACCTCCAGCTAATGTCAGCTCAGACAAAAAGAAACAAGCCTTAGACGACGAGAAGGTTCGCAATGCTATTGAAGGAAAATTTGGCATCTCAAAGCGAAGATTTAGCTTGAATCGCGTCATGGCTAAACTGCCTCATACTTCTCAAACGGCTATTGCTATCACTTTTTTAGTCATGAATCTTTCCACCCTGCTACGGCAGTTTTTTTGTCTTTTTTTGTGCAATACACAACATCACGCCTTTTTTCTCGATAACTATTAA
- a CDS encoding RNA-binding domain-containing protein: protein MGEDQDIEFKSADGGLPKDLWETVSAFANTDGGYIVLGVSESKGRLVISGVRNPNGAQKNFWDIHNNLQKLNAPICSNSDVQVVKVDGYSLVTIWVSRATRTQRPVYINNNPMTGTYKRNHEGDYRCTPEEVQQMLRDASNDPQDFQILEGFDLTDLDPETLKSFRQRFSSREPDHPWLALDDRNLLCQLGGWRRNRSTGTEGLTLAGLLMFGRERSLLDALPHHQLDYQEQLSENPETRWTYRLTLDGKWEPNLFNFYYRVYGRLVNDLDVPFKLDKDAVRQGETHVHEALREALVNTLIHAFHQSTRPILVIKRKEGFLFSNPGRLRIPLQRLYEGGYTDPRNPNLQRMFQMLGLGEKAGSGFQKILRAWREQQWFRPLVSEKLDLDMTLVVLPMVSLIPENVEKELREIVGNDSYCSLTELDRIVLVLAHRLGEITNTDIQCYRQEHPREIGECLKRLVRNGWLQQSGRGRGTHYNLPNQEQPDLFSLLSGSEHNASSSEHKVFSSEHKALPSEHNEPHSEHNEPRLEDSEDFQLGLAE from the coding sequence ATCGGAGAAGACCAAGACATTGAGTTCAAGTCTGCCGATGGAGGATTACCAAAAGATTTGTGGGAAACGGTATCCGCCTTTGCCAATACAGATGGAGGCTATATTGTTCTCGGTGTAAGCGAGAGTAAGGGTAGGCTCGTAATTTCTGGGGTACGCAACCCCAATGGCGCACAGAAAAACTTCTGGGATATTCATAACAACCTACAAAAGCTCAATGCCCCAATCTGTTCTAACTCTGATGTGCAAGTTGTAAAAGTTGATGGATACAGCCTAGTCACTATTTGGGTATCCAGAGCCACACGTACCCAGCGACCTGTGTATATCAACAATAACCCCATGACTGGTACCTACAAGCGTAATCATGAGGGAGATTACCGTTGCACTCCAGAGGAAGTGCAGCAGATGCTACGGGATGCCAGTAATGACCCTCAAGACTTTCAGATTTTAGAAGGGTTTGACTTGACTGACCTCGACCCAGAGACACTGAAATCCTTTCGTCAACGGTTTAGTTCTAGGGAACCCGATCACCCTTGGCTGGCACTAGATGATCGGAATCTGCTCTGTCAGCTAGGTGGTTGGCGTCGCAATCGCAGCACAGGTACAGAAGGACTGACACTAGCGGGTCTGCTCATGTTTGGTCGGGAACGCAGTCTCCTAGATGCTCTTCCTCACCACCAGCTTGATTATCAGGAGCAGTTGTCTGAAAATCCAGAAACACGATGGACGTATCGACTGACGCTTGACGGCAAATGGGAGCCTAATCTTTTCAACTTTTACTATCGTGTTTATGGTCGTCTAGTTAATGACCTAGATGTTCCATTTAAACTTGACAAAGATGCTGTACGTCAGGGTGAAACCCATGTGCATGAAGCCTTACGTGAAGCTTTGGTAAACACTCTTATTCATGCATTTCATCAATCTACTCGCCCTATCTTAGTTATCAAACGTAAAGAAGGTTTTTTATTCTCTAATCCGGGTCGCCTTAGAATCCCGCTTCAGCGCCTTTACGAGGGTGGTTATACCGATCCTCGCAACCCTAATCTGCAAAGAATGTTTCAAATGCTCGGTCTGGGGGAAAAAGCAGGCTCTGGCTTTCAGAAGATTCTCCGCGCTTGGAGAGAACAGCAATGGTTTAGACCCTTGGTGTCAGAAAAATTAGACCTAGATATGACATTAGTTGTTCTACCAATGGTCAGCTTGATTCCCGAAAATGTTGAGAAAGAATTAAGGGAAATTGTAGGTAATGATTCTTATTGCAGCCTGACTGAGCTAGACCGGATTGTCTTGGTGCTAGCGCATCGACTTGGAGAAATCACTAATACTGACATTCAATGTTATAGGCAGGAACATCCTAGAGAAATAGGCGAATGTCTCAAGCGTCTTGTGAGAAATGGTTGGTTACAACAATCTGGTCGCGGTCGCGGAACTCACTACAATTTGCCAAACCAAGAGCAACCGGATTTGTTTTCATTACTCTCAGGCTCCGAGCATAATGCCTCTAGCTCCGAGCATAAGGTATTTAGCTCCGAGCATAAGGCGCTACCCTCTGAGCATAACGAGCCTCACTCCGAGCATAACGAGCCTCGTTTAGAGGATAGCGAAGATTTTCAGTTAGGGCTTGCTGAATAA
- a CDS encoding restriction endonuclease subunit S, whose translation MSIAKANKLPNGWRWVKLEEIADKSHYALSSGPFGSNLTSAHYQNTGVPVLRGLNISDGQLSLEDLKFISEEKAKELARSEVKPGDVVVVAVGASGLAFQIPESLPRAIMSQNFNKITPDLSQVNAKYLEICLNSDIVQSQLKQEITDTVRTFLSLTKLKDVEIPLPPLAEQKRIAAIAQKADRLRRTRRYALQLSDTYLRSVFLEMFGDPIANPKGWKTKLLDEISEVQGGLQLSQKRDNLELKLPYLRVANVYRNKLDLSEIKIIGLTKEEFIRVKLQKDDILIVEGHGNAAEIGRCAVWDGSIKDCVHQNHLIRVRVNLKIVNSAYLSHYINNSGGQKYFHTSSNTTSGLNTISTGIVKQCIVPIPPLPLQEKFAQIVQKFERIRTQQREGARQAEHLFQTLLHRAFRGELTPQDSNDEPASLLLEQIGAEQAQAEAEAKAATQTMGDAAEYGGTKAKQQDTEPI comes from the coding sequence ATGTCGATAGCCAAAGCAAATAAGTTACCCAATGGATGGCGATGGGTCAAGTTGGAGGAAATCGCCGATAAATCTCATTATGCACTTTCCAGTGGTCCTTTCGGTTCAAACCTGACATCGGCACATTACCAAAATACAGGAGTACCTGTATTAAGAGGACTGAATATATCTGATGGTCAGTTGAGCTTAGAGGATTTGAAATTTATTAGTGAAGAAAAGGCTAAAGAGCTGGCGCGAAGCGAAGTTAAGCCAGGGGATGTCGTTGTTGTAGCGGTTGGAGCTTCAGGGCTTGCTTTTCAAATTCCTGAATCTCTTCCACGAGCAATCATGTCTCAAAATTTCAATAAAATTACACCTGACTTAAGTCAAGTAAACGCAAAATACCTTGAAATTTGTCTAAATAGCGATATTGTTCAATCACAACTCAAGCAAGAAATTACCGATACTGTTCGTACATTTCTTAGCCTGACCAAGCTAAAGGACGTAGAAATTCCTTTGCCGCCGTTAGCGGAACAAAAGCGGATTGCTGCGATCGCACAAAAAGCCGACAGACTCCGACGCACCCGACGCTACGCCCTACAACTCAGCGACACCTACCTGCGATCCGTCTTTTTGGAGATGTTCGGCGACCCAATCGCTAATCCGAAAGGATGGAAAACAAAATTATTAGATGAAATCAGTGAAGTACAGGGTGGACTTCAACTAAGTCAGAAAAGAGATAATCTTGAACTTAAGTTACCCTATCTCCGAGTCGCCAATGTTTATAGAAACAAACTAGATTTATCAGAAATAAAAATAATAGGTTTAACAAAAGAAGAATTTATACGTGTCAAGCTTCAAAAAGATGACATCTTGATTGTTGAAGGACACGGAAATGCTGCGGAGATTGGAAGGTGTGCAGTCTGGGATGGCTCTATAAAAGATTGTGTACATCAAAACCATTTGATTCGTGTTCGTGTGAATCTTAAAATTGTCAATAGTGCCTATCTCAGTCACTATATAAATAATTCAGGTGGTCAAAAATACTTTCATACCTCAAGCAATACTACGAGTGGATTAAACACTATTAGTACGGGTATCGTAAAACAGTGTATTGTTCCCATTCCCCCCCTCCCCCTCCAAGAAAAATTTGCCCAAATCGTCCAGAAATTTGAACGCATCCGCACCCAACAACGGGAAGGCGCTCGCCAAGCAGAGCATTTATTTCAAACCCTGCTGCATCGTGCTTTTCGAGGTGAACTGACTCCTCAAGACTCCAATGATGAGCCTGCATCCCTCTTATTAGAACAGATTGGCGCAGAACAGGCACAAGCCGAAGCGGAAGCCAAAGCCGCTACTCAGACGATGGGTGATGCTGCTGAGTATGGTGGCACGAAAGCAAAACAGCAAGACACAGAACCCATCTAG
- a CDS encoding type I restriction-modification enzyme R subunit C-terminal domain-containing protein — MNRVIADLASQMKNRRQRPSSFVEIDLADRIATSGYITLGEGGEQVYIEEYRQRVEGKVLEIVENHPTIAAIRNGEAVTDLQLVALERTLRQELGGGNVQLSESNIRKAFNLKVNSLLAFLRELMEIEALPDYQEVVRRNFEEFISQRQLSELESEVAPMKAERLKLLKEINRLTFENAVAPADDEPTRLALEADRQQLAQLHEQMAPLQAEINQLNRQFWVTKAQVKANKYDLSASRYRQIEQDEPFYESPQVTMERLLKLEHIMTTEMQEIMQCVKSE, encoded by the coding sequence TTGAATCGGGTTATTGCGGATTTGGCAAGTCAGATGAAGAATCGGCGTCAGCGTCCCAGTTCGTTTGTTGAGATTGACTTGGCAGACCGGATTGCTACCAGTGGTTATATCACGTTGGGTGAGGGGGGAGAGCAAGTTTATATTGAGGAATACCGCCAGCGGGTTGAGGGGAAGGTGTTGGAGATTGTGGAAAATCACCCGACGATTGCGGCAATTCGGAATGGGGAAGCGGTGACGGATTTGCAACTGGTGGCGTTGGAGAGAACGCTGCGGCAAGAGTTGGGTGGGGGGAATGTGCAGTTATCGGAGTCGAATATTCGCAAGGCGTTTAATTTGAAGGTGAATAGTTTGCTGGCGTTTTTGCGGGAGTTGATGGAGATTGAGGCACTGCCAGATTATCAGGAGGTGGTGAGGCGGAATTTTGAGGAGTTTATTAGCCAGCGTCAGTTGAGTGAGTTAGAATCTGAAGTTGCACCGATGAAGGCTGAACGGTTGAAGCTGCTCAAGGAAATCAATCGCCTGACATTTGAGAATGCTGTTGCACCTGCCGATGATGAGCCAACTCGCCTCGCTTTGGAAGCAGATAGGCAACAATTAGCACAACTGCACGAGCAAATGGCACCCCTGCAAGCGGAAATCAATCAATTGAATCGCCAGTTTTGGGTGACAAAGGCGCAGGTGAAGGCGAATAAATACGACCTTTCAGCGAGTCGTTACCGTCAAATTGAGCAGGATGAGCCGTTTTATGAGTCACCACAGGTGACGATGGAGCGGTTATTGAAGTTAGAGCATATTATGACGACGGAAATGCAAGAAATCATGCAATGCGTGAAGTCAGAGTGA
- a CDS encoding TniQ family protein, protein METEAPQHPPWYLEPFEGESISHYFGRFRRQEIVNISAPGSLSRKAGIGTALSRWEKFRFNPRPTQKELEAMAKLIGVEVSKLEALCPPKGVLMVTCSTRLCAVCYREAPYHRIHWQFQSTEYCEKHQLPLISRCPACDEKFPLPSEWKDGNCQRCGMKFTSMKKRQIIAKEKRAKRLGIRSDSKSV, encoded by the coding sequence ATGGAAACTGAAGCCCCCCAACATCCACCCTGGTATCTTGAGCCGTTTGAAGGAGAAAGCATCAGCCACTACTTCGGACGCTTTCGCCGTCAGGAAATTGTGAATATATCCGCTCCGGGAAGTTTGAGCAGAAAAGCAGGGATTGGGACGGCTCTATCTCGATGGGAGAAGTTTCGGTTTAATCCGCGCCCGACTCAGAAAGAATTGGAGGCAATGGCTAAGCTGATTGGTGTAGAAGTCAGTAAGCTTGAAGCCTTGTGTCCGCCAAAGGGTGTGCTAATGGTGACTTGCTCAACTCGCCTATGTGCAGTATGTTATCGTGAAGCTCCCTATCACCGCATTCATTGGCAGTTCCAATCAACCGAATACTGTGAGAAACATCAATTACCACTGATATCACGATGCCCTGCCTGTGATGAGAAATTCCCACTGCCATCAGAGTGGAAAGATGGCAACTGTCAACGCTGTGGCATGAAGTTTACTTCCATGAAAAAACGGCAAATCATAGCAAAGGAAAAAAGGGCTAAGCGATTAGGCATTAGGTCTGACTCGAAAAGCGTCTAG
- a CDS encoding ATP-binding protein, producing the protein MSKSNTAIQPSEEEPRHSPQQKVDAQRAGNTQANVAIQQPGLQPSRSPEQQAEVERIGRIDTYVGVQRDQNLFERLDYWRDLKICARVTTFDRLGLSKALDYYTKQRVKRRGDFLQLPAPVAYIEMEQHGSPTDLFLLILEFLSNPFDCRPLRDLRARTWGTLNGYGVKILIVNQAELLSFAAFNELVRISEKLKISVILTGPPYLNDILDPNSNKKKRYINIHNTFLKYHPFNLLSRQDTATVIGEWEKSGLKWSKPLNLASNPEIVALLHEASQGQLRPLYENLREIAIWKLDHPKAQINSQNISQALGIQFQPISKLKQV; encoded by the coding sequence ATGAGCAAATCCAACACAGCCATCCAGCCATCGGAGGAGGAACCGCGCCACTCGCCCCAGCAAAAAGTGGATGCTCAAAGGGCTGGCAATACTCAGGCGAATGTAGCTATCCAGCAGCCTGGGCTGCAACCAAGTCGATCGCCTGAACAACAAGCCGAGGTTGAGCGAATTGGTCGGATTGATACGTATGTAGGAGTGCAACGAGATCAGAATTTATTTGAGCGCCTGGATTACTGGCGTGACCTCAAAATCTGTGCCCGTGTCACTACCTTTGATCGGTTGGGTTTATCAAAAGCGTTAGATTACTACACGAAGCAACGTGTAAAGCGTCGAGGTGATTTTTTACAGCTTCCTGCCCCAGTTGCCTATATTGAGATGGAACAACATGGCAGCCCTACCGATTTATTTCTCCTGATTCTGGAGTTTCTTTCCAATCCTTTTGATTGTAGACCCCTACGAGATTTGCGTGCGCGGACATGGGGAACCCTTAATGGGTATGGGGTCAAAATCTTGATTGTCAATCAGGCAGAGTTATTATCATTTGCAGCTTTTAATGAGCTTGTAAGAATTTCGGAAAAACTGAAGATTTCGGTGATTTTGACAGGTCCTCCTTACTTAAACGATATTCTCGATCCAAACTCTAATAAAAAGAAAAGATACATCAATATACATAATACATTTTTGAAGTATCACCCCTTTAATCTACTGTCTAGGCAGGATACAGCGACTGTAATCGGAGAGTGGGAAAAATCAGGGTTAAAGTGGTCAAAGCCATTGAACTTGGCCTCTAATCCTGAGATCGTTGCGCTGCTGCACGAGGCTTCTCAAGGTCAGCTCAGACCCTTATATGAAAATCTTCGGGAGATTGCTATTTGGAAGCTTGACCATCCTAAGGCTCAAATTAACTCTCAAAATATATCCCAAGCATTAGGCATTCAATTTCAACCGATATCCAAGCTTAAACAGGTTTAA
- a CDS encoding DDE-type integrase/transposase/recombinase codes for MESAKISPTQDTEAAQTDQEQPPTQEYNILIELIEDLDEKREVMRKVEALEEILQAADELKQEKIKQWADRLEKHPRTITRWLEKVEKKGLAAIARTTRSDAGQLKGYKRWKHSVEYWIEFITNTYKQAKKAGLGMTPNLVYNQVKGHAELELGLKEGEYPSHMFVYKVLNPIIEKKNRKVRNPGQGPGLIVKTTDGDIVVERSNQVWQIDHTKLDNLLVDANGELVNCAWITAVIDTFSGCVMGYHIGFESPGSHEVALALRHAILPKHYGEEYQLREKWEVCGLPEYVVTDRAKEFKSAHLKHIAADLGFKMRLRLYTEQGGVVERLFLELKTEFAALVLGFKGGSLQERPKNPEKKACVVYEEYERKLVRQFVDHHNYHFYPRVRKDKEQTRRLERWWTGLLGGKPRMPDSERELDICLMKEAKRKVQERGCIEFVGLVYTASLSRDEDGYWRYDKNANFLEEYEGYQVTLRYNPSNIVYILVYTREKNGQPSKYLGSIRARDLEEERLSLKEWEDRKKKIRDEGKVIDQSSILAQQRDLYTSSIEQAKTVKGRRKSEQRRITSKSTHSKVVELHPEDSSKGKKKGKTVNEAIASEPTEGVESVYEQTEMPVKPALFVVPDWDEFMEDNW; via the coding sequence ATGGAATCAGCGAAAATCTCACCGACTCAAGATACCGAAGCTGCTCAAACAGACCAAGAACAGCCACCAACTCAGGAATACAACATCCTAATTGAGCTGATTGAAGACCTGGATGAGAAACGGGAGGTGATGCGTAAGGTTGAGGCGCTCGAGGAGATTCTCCAAGCTGCTGACGAACTCAAGCAAGAGAAAATCAAACAGTGGGCAGACCGGCTGGAAAAGCATCCTAGAACGATAACGCGGTGGTTAGAGAAGGTTGAGAAAAAGGGTTTAGCTGCAATAGCTAGAACTACTCGTTCTGATGCAGGTCAACTCAAAGGCTATAAACGGTGGAAGCATAGTGTTGAGTACTGGATAGAGTTCATCACCAATACTTATAAGCAGGCTAAAAAAGCGGGTCTAGGCATGACCCCAAACCTTGTCTATAACCAAGTCAAGGGACATGCTGAACTGGAGTTAGGGTTGAAAGAGGGTGAATACCCTTCGCATATGTTTGTGTATAAAGTTCTCAACCCGATTATCGAGAAAAAGAATCGCAAAGTTCGGAATCCAGGGCAAGGACCAGGACTCATCGTCAAAACAACTGATGGCGATATCGTTGTTGAGCGCAGCAACCAAGTTTGGCAGATTGACCATACCAAGTTGGATAACTTACTGGTAGACGCCAATGGGGAGCTAGTCAATTGTGCTTGGATTACCGCAGTCATCGATACCTTCTCAGGTTGTGTAATGGGGTATCACATTGGCTTTGAATCTCCAGGTTCCCATGAAGTTGCCTTAGCACTCCGACATGCCATTTTGCCAAAACATTACGGTGAAGAGTACCAACTCCGAGAAAAGTGGGAGGTTTGTGGGCTACCGGAGTATGTTGTCACTGACAGAGCCAAGGAATTTAAGTCTGCACATCTAAAACACATTGCAGCAGATTTGGGCTTCAAGATGCGCCTTCGTCTCTATACTGAGCAAGGTGGAGTGGTAGAGCGATTATTTTTAGAACTGAAGACCGAATTTGCCGCACTGGTACTGGGTTTTAAGGGAGGTTCCTTGCAGGAGCGCCCAAAGAATCCAGAGAAGAAGGCTTGTGTTGTCTATGAAGAATATGAGAGGAAATTGGTTCGGCAGTTTGTAGACCACCACAATTACCATTTTTATCCCAGAGTCCGAAAAGACAAGGAGCAAACACGCCGCCTAGAACGATGGTGGACTGGCTTGCTGGGTGGAAAGCCAAGAATGCCTGACAGTGAGCGAGAACTCGATATCTGTTTGATGAAGGAGGCAAAGCGAAAAGTCCAAGAGCGTGGATGTATAGAGTTTGTAGGGCTAGTGTATACGGCTAGTTTGAGCAGAGATGAGGATGGCTATTGGCGATACGACAAAAATGCGAATTTCCTAGAAGAGTACGAAGGCTACCAGGTCACGCTTAGATACAATCCGAGCAATATCGTTTACATTCTCGTCTACACGCGGGAGAAGAACGGTCAACCCTCGAAGTATCTAGGTAGTATCAGGGCTAGGGACTTAGAGGAGGAGCGGTTGTCTTTGAAGGAGTGGGAAGATCGCAAGAAGAAAATTCGTGATGAGGGTAAAGTGATCGATCAGTCGTCAATCTTGGCACAGCAACGGGATTTGTACACCTCTTCGATTGAGCAAGCAAAAACTGTAAAAGGACGGCGAAAGTCTGAACAACGTCGCATTACAAGTAAATCCACTCATTCCAAGGTTGTGGAGTTACATCCAGAGGATTCTTCAAAAGGCAAAAAGAAGGGAAAAACTGTTAACGAAGCGATCGCTTCGGAGCCTACTGAGGGTGTAGAGTCTGTATATGAACAAACTGAAATGCCAGTCAAGCCGGCTCTATTTGTAGTTCCTGACTGGGATGAGTTCATGGAAGACAACTGGTAA